The following DNA comes from Pelagicoccus enzymogenes.
ATCTGAAGGTACAACGAACGTAATCGTCGAAGAGCTCCAGCTTAGGGTTTCTAGCTCAACTCCATCCAACGATAGTTTACCCGCACTCGAGAAATCGTTTCCATCAACTGTAACCACTGTTCCTGTTGAGACAACTAACGGTGTAACGCTTGTAATCAAAGGCGGATCTTCAAGCACTCGGATCCGAAAGCTCTCAAGCACCCGCTTGCCATTCATATCTAGAAAAACATTCGCGGTACGTGTTCCCGCTGTTTCATTGTTCGGTATATCGAAATCTATTTCTATTCGACGGTTGCTGTTGCTACGCCTACTACCACCTTCCCAATCTTCAACTTCGTCGTTTCCAAAAATCTCTATCGAGGACGAATCAAAATACTCTCTAACAGGCCTCGCCTCAATGACAAGAGTTCCGGTTTCCCCCTTTGGAATTATCAGCTCGTTGCCACCCACAAAGCGGATCAATCCATACTCATACTTCGCGAAACCAACCTCAGCTTCAACGGTGTTCGAGGCGACTATCCACAGAGAATTAATGTAAATGCATTCACTATAACTACAATCATACTCGCCCGCTTTCCCTGAGAGTTGCCTCCCATCTGACCCTCGCCTCAGGCCAACACCAGAAGAATCCAAATCATAGATACTAAATGTTTTTCCGTTAAAATTATACGTATAGGTACTTGGATCATCGCTTCTAAACACGACATCCCAGTTCTCGTCTGGAAAAACGCGCGAGCTTTCTAAATCATCATCCGATGTGACTAACACAGTGGCAGAAGCAGAATTATTCGAATCATCCTCATCCTTGCTGGGCAACAACTGCATCTCCACCGTATACACCCCCTCCGATTCCGGAGCAGGAAAATTGCTCACCTGGCTACTAAAAAACCTCGTTTGCCCAGCATCAACTCCACCAGCGAGAGCACCACTCCTCGACCACACAGTCGAACCGGATGAATTCTTAAGTACGAGATTGTAGGAAATGTCGCCGTAATCCTTTCCAATATCCGATCCATTAAAAACATCAGCCTTACTTACTTTGATTGTCCCGCCAGGAGCAACGTAGCTAGAGGCATTAAAACCCTTCATCTGAAGATCCCAACCTTCGACATTTTGTGGAGCATCCCTAACCTGCAGCGTTGCGATTTCTGATTTAACCTTGAGCTCTCCGAGCATTGCCTCGTAGTAGTATTCCCAATCCACGGGTGCAGCAAAAGACAAAGACCTTGAGTAGGTAGCCCATTTGTCGAAGCTATCTGCTGAAGTTTGCGTGAACATTGGATGGGCTGTATAAACGCCCCCTCCCTCTTTCGTCTTACATACAAAACGACAGAATCCGGTCCTTCCCACGAATAAGAACCATAGTCACATGAAAACTCAACCGAATCACCAGTTATCGACACAACTGGGAAGGACATATCCTTAAAGAATATTTTATTGGATATACTTATTTTTTCAGCCCAACCAGACGATGTTAGGTGTTGACAGCCCGGGCCAATATCATATGTCTCATTAGAACCAGATGTTTCTATTGAGGTCTTAAACTTAATTACTAGATTTTCTCTATCCCTGAGGATATCTGCAATCGGGGCCCAGCTGGTTCTTGAAAACCCATCAAAATCCCAAAATAGTCTAATTTTATCCTCCGTGTAGGCAATAGCTTCAATTTCCGACTCATCATCAATTGATACCTCTAAACCATCAACTGAGCTAGCGAGGTCTGTTTTTTGAAGAGAGACATCCATAATCACAAATTCGGAGTTCGAAACGTACTCATCAATCTCCATCGTCAGCAATGCTCCACCCTCAATGTTGGCATAGTGTAAAGAGGCCAATGCTTTCAAATCCTCCACTTCGTCGTTAATTAATTTGAAAACGCTTCCATCTCCAGGACCTCCTCCCACAAGGATAGCACCCGCATACCAGCCCTCAACGTTCTCTACAAGCAAAGGACCTCCGCTATTACCCTGAGCCGAGTGCAATTCAGGTGCATAATATAGGTCAAAATCGTGATCATCAGAGGGAACCCCATCTTCAATATCGGCTACATCAATAACCATCGACTGCGGTGATGTCCCAAAAGGAATCCCCTGTTCAAGTGAACTGTAATTCGGATTAGAAAACCTGTGGGGTTCCGGATACCCAATCAGTACTTTCTCTATATTATTCAAACTCAAATCTTCAACAACATCCTCGCTTTTAGTTTTAAGCAATGATGAGTGACCGTGATCAAAAAGCACTACAGCAGCCGCATCCAAATTAAACTGATCTGGACTTGCAGTTGAATTGCTTGGATGATTAGCAGTGTACGAACTCCAGCCAAGGCATAATATAACAGCCTTCTCTTCCCTATGGGCGTCATTTCGCTGAGGAGAATATGAAACAGCAGACCATGAACTAGTAGATTTGTTGAAAACGACATGGCCAGCCGTCAAACACACACCTTTTTCAACCGGAAAAGCCGATCCAATACCTCCAGAGCCTTCCAAGGTTCCTATATAACCATAAGGCTCATCATCGAACGAAACACCCAGAACATCGTATGGCTCAACCGTAACATCTGCACCTGCAAACTCCACCAAAGCGAGGGACAATATTATAAGATTATAGAGTACCTTCATTTAATCGCCTTTTGTATTCGGTCAAAAGCTGCTTGTATTTGTTCCTTATTCACGTCGGAAGATGCCTTTGCCTTCCACCCATTAAGCAATCTAGAAGAGGACAGCAGCCGCGAGTTGTAGTTAGAAGCTATCTGCCCTCTGCTGAAGCTAGTATCGTAGAGACTGTAATTCGCAATCTGTGTGAGAACAGGAAAAACAGAAAAGAAGCCCTCGAGTTCATCGTTGCCCGCAGATAGGTGCCATTCATCCAAAAACTCCCTCTGACTTGGAATCGATGGATTACTTTGAGCCACGAACTGCCCTCGAACACGGGCATCAATAGTCGCCCTCCTCATACTTGGAAGCACAGCTTCAATAGACTCCGGATTCAAAGTTACAGTCTTATTTAAAGAAATATACGCTGCATGGCCGATTGGCCCCTCGGATTTAAACAAGCCACACATTGTATCTATAAGCACTTCGCGACTCAGAAACGGCACAATATCAAAACTCTCAAGATACCCCCCACTCAATTCTTGTTGCCAATCCGAATTGCCCAACAACTCGAGAGCTCTCCCCTCGAGATAGTCTGCATCCACGTCGCTCAATTTCCCGTTAGTGTCCTCACGACCCAGACAAGTGCTCCTCAACGCTATCGCCCACTCATCTGCCACGTCTGAAAAGTCAAATATGGTTTCAGCATAACCTGTTGCCGTCGCGAGATCCACCTCCTCTAGCGTATCCAACATCCAAACACGCAAGGATGGAGCTGACTTCAGCAATCCGCCCTTACCCACCTTGAAAGGCAATCTAAAACTCTGGTCCTGACCAGAGTCTAAGTACTCAAGAATTAGCGCAATTGCCTCACCCGAAGGCAAACCGAGCAAATCTTCACGCAGTCTTTGCTGAGCCTCAAATTGCTCAGCAGGTGTCAGACCCGCTGAAATCGCAATTTCAGGATCGGCTACACCATCCTGCTCATCGTTCGATGCACCCAATACAGTCTCCCTGTCTTCATCATGCTGCCCATTCTCAACTACCATAGAAGAAGGTTGTCCCTCTCCACCAACGGTATTCGGCACTTCACCATCTCGCAAAATGGCAATCAAACCCCACCCGAGCAAAACGGCAACCAGACCGACAACAGTCCAGATCTTCCTGCTTTTCACGGCCTTACTCATCTATATCTAGATTGAAGCCCCGTAGGAACGATTTGAAGAGTCCCCGAGTTTTCTTCTCTGCTCTTAAAACCACCTTCTTCCACGAACTCGCATCTCTTTCTCCTAAACCAAAGGCGTGGCTGGAGCCTAATGCGAAGAAAGAAGGAATCGGTCCGTTGTTGTGCGTAGCCGCAAGAACGTGACTAGAGGTTGGAGAGAAAAGCATGAGGAGTAGGATTCGAGGAGAATACGTGCAAAGCGCACGAACAACAAAACCGCTATTCACAATCCTTTTACAGATCAACCCTCTTACGTAATCTTACGTCTTTTGCTCCAAAATGGAGCACGGATGACGGCAATTACTTAGCTCAACTTGAGCATTGCCTTAGCTTTACTTATAATTCGCCGAGCAGAAGCAGGTCTGAGGGCCGCGAGATTTGCTCTAACTAGGATTTCCTTCTCATCATTGATTCCATCGAGCAGGGCTTGGCATATTGAATAAATGGAAGAGCCATCCCTCTCGAGCTGTAGGCATGCTTCGCGGATCTTCTGAAGGCGCAATATCGCTTTGTTGTCCTCGTGGCACTGAAGCTGATATCCGCCCTTTCCGGTTGCCTGCAGCACAAGGTTGAGTTTGCGGCCGCGACTCATCCGGTGCCAGGAGAGGAGATCTCGACTCAACAAAGGCATCATGCCCTCGCTTCTCCGTCCTCGCAGATCCTTTATTTCTTCGATCAAGCTTTCCGGCAGGATTCCCTCGTCGTAGCCGTCGCTTCCATAAAACAGCAATAGGACGGATCGCAGGTACCCCCAGAGAGCCTGTTGCGGCTTTAACGTTGGGCTTAGCATGACTTGATGGTCTTCGCCACGAGGCGTCACCACTGGTAGCCGGTCGCCGTTGTGGGTGATGCGAACGATCATTCCTTCAAATGCTTTGCAGAAACGATCAAATCGGCGGAGCGTCTTCGCGTCAAAATCGACATCTTCCGAAGCTATCCCTACGATCACCGTATCGCCGTTATCTAGCCGCGGATAGAAGTACCATGCCGCGTATTCCATTTTAAAGTGGCGATACACCTCTTGGTAAAGAGCTGAACTACGGTAGAGCGGCTGAGGCATCACTTTCACGCAGCCGAGCCCTCCATCCATAAAGTAAGACTGCACGTCTTCCATTCCTACGATATCAGCGAGCCGAGGTGAAAGGTTCTCGATCAGCTTCTGCCTTTCAGGCGTGAGCGGCCAAACAACCCCGCCCAGCATCCGACCGTAGCCGTCGCAAAGATTGATCGCCGAAAAAGTCGCACCCGTCAGCTCGTTTAGCCCCTTGAGCAACTCCAGATGGCGACTGAACGGATCGACGAGCACCTCCACTCGGTTTCGCACCGTATCCAAATAGCGGGAAACGTTTGTGATCACCATGTTTTTTTTGATTCGTGATGTTTGGCTTCCAGTCTGCTGTATCATCGTTACCTTGCTCCCTTTTCGAATCATTCAAACGATTAACCCAGCGAAGTGACGTGGCCCTGCTCTACCTGCCGAAGAACCAAGCGGGCCCTGCTGACTATGCGTTTGGCACTGCTCTCCTTTAGCCCGCCAAGAGAGGCTTTTTGCACGATGCTCTCGTGGGACTTTGCTCCATCTAGCATTGCTACGCAGGTCCGATAGACCGCGTAAGAATCCCGCTGCAAGGCCTTGCAAGCATCGCTCACCCGCTGTAACAGCGCTGCGGCCTCGTCGTCCTCGGCACAGGTTAAAAGGTAGTCTTGGCCGTTCGGCGTTTCCTCGAAGAACAGGTTTAACTTACGCCCGCGATAGGCTCGGGAAACCGAGCACCTCCGAACGCCCCTAACTGGGATAAGCCCACCCTCTTGCGCGCGAAAAACGCCTCGAATATGATTCGTCAGCTCTGGCGGAAGCATCCCCTTCCCCAGCCACGAAGCCGTATCCCCAAAAAACGAAGCGAACAAGCCGGTGACGTAGTCATTCAGCTCGCAAGCAGACAAGTCCACGCCAACCCGCACCCGCCAGTCGCCCGGTTTAGCGAACGAAAGTATCGGTCCGATGGCTTGAAGCTCGCCACAAATCAGTCCCTCAAACCGCAAGCAAAGACGCTCCAGCGAACGAATCTGTTCCTTGGAGAATGGCTGCGATGAAGAAGAGATTCCCACACCGACTATGTAGTCGCCATTTCCTGGATACACGAACGTACCCAGATGATGCATAGCCATTGGCTGGTAGACCTCGCGGTAGATGAGCGAGGCGTGCAAAACCTCCGAATCGATCGCGACCGCCTTCTTTGGCTTGCCAAACCGCAAGGCTTCACTGACCGGGCTGGCTTTCAGCAAAGCGCCGAGCACAGGATTCAATACCTGCATCAGACGCATCCGCTCCTCCGTAACGGGCCAAGCGATACCTCCCACCACTCGCAGGTCTCTGTCCAAGAGATTGAATGCCGAAAAATCCGAGCCGCACAGCCGCATCATTTGCTGTAGCAGGAAAATCTGCCTCTCCTGAACGCCAACGATCCCTTCGAGCTCCCGCTCTATCTTGCCTAACTGCCTCGAAAGCGACATCTAGGGTATTCTTCTATATCTACTAAGGCATGTAAAGGATTTCATAGGTACAATACCTAGAATTGAATCGTTTCAAGCATAAGATAAGAAACCCTAATCCATAACCAAGACAACGCGCATACACTTAGGCCGAACCACTTCTAGAAAACCTAGTGACATGGAAGTGCCTTTTGTTTGCACAATCACGTCCTCCAGAGATTTGACAGCGACTGAAGGCCCAGAGAACGAGAATAAATACCCATGAACTGAGCTTCGGGGCGTGTACCCGGTTGCGATTCAACGAACACTCTCCCGAACACGAGCTCTTCGGAAAATTGCGCCTTAACCGTTCTCTCAATAAGCTAGCGACACTTCGCTCGCTCCTATTCGTCTCGGAACAATAGACTCGCAAAGGTTTGAACCCCTAACCGACGATAGATAGCTAGAACGTGAGTCTCCACAGTGCGCGGAGATAGACCCAGCTCTGCCGCAATCTCTTTCTTTTCGTATCCACTTTCCAATAACGCTAAGATTTCAGACTGTCGCTTGGTCAAGTCAGGCCTGCACCCGCTCGCTTCCCGCTTTGTATTGGCCCAAACCATAATCTCTTCCGTCCGCAGAAGCCACGCCCAATCCGGAACCCTTCCCGCCATCTCCTCCATTTGTATTTCGTTGAGTAGACGTTCTGATGCGCTTCCATCCGTCTGCAAAAATGCCCGGAACTCACCCGTACTGTTAGGATTACGAAAACACGCATTCCACCCCAAAGCCGTCAAAATTCCGACGACACCCTCGAACTTTCGCTGATGGTTTTGGGGCGACGCTCCTCGCATACTCTCAACCTTTTGCATTTATTGCGTTTCGACACTTCGCCTGAGGAATCGCAGCGACGAGAGAAACTCCTTGTTTGTGCTGGCTCCCGTTTTTTCACGAATCACGCACAACCGCCTTCGGGCTGTATCTGAACGTATCCGCATATTCGAGGACGAGCCTTCTATCGAGCCACAGTCGAGTAGAGACGCGATCAACTCCAATTCAGAAACCGTCAACGAACTGAAGCGACACAGCCCAGTTGCGCTTTCAATATGGTCGGCAATGCAGTTGAACGCTTCTCGGTAAGCGCGCTCCGCATGAAGCCTTTCTGCTGTCTCGGCGAAAGCATCACACGCCAACCGCTGCAGCTGCATCTCACGTCTGCTGAAGTCAGACAGCCGTCGATTCAGCGTAATTGCAATGGAACGATCAGATAGAACCAATGGCGTGTAGGCAATTTGATATGCGGCATCGAGGTGCCGATACACCTCCCAATATAGCGGATTGCTCTTAAAGCGAACAATCGGTTCTAGATCCGACAGTCGAATGCTATCTGTGATCGTGTGCCAGAGGCGGTTCACCGAAATTATTGGATGATAGGACACCGTCTTCTCCAGCGCCTCGAATTTTCCGAACAATGGATCTTGGTATTCTTCGTTCGCCTCAGCTCGCAGCAATTTTCCGAATCGTGGACTCCACTCGTTCCAACAAACGCAGTCGCACGGGATCGCCTTCGAGATCATAGACACTGTTGTGTCTATCAACTCGTCCCAGGATCGAACGCTGAGAAACGCGCTGCGAAGGCTGTCGACGGCTTGC
Coding sequences within:
- a CDS encoding trypsin-like serine peptidase, whose translation is MKVLYNLIILSLALVEFAGADVTVEPYDVLGVSFDDEPYGYIGTLEGSGGIGSAFPVEKGVCLTAGHVVFNKSTSSWSAVSYSPQRNDAHREEKAVILCLGWSSYTANHPSNSTASPDQFNLDAAAVVLFDHGHSSLLKTKSEDVVEDLSLNNIEKVLIGYPEPHRFSNPNYSSLEQGIPFGTSPQSMVIDVADIEDGVPSDDHDFDLYYAPELHSAQGNSGGPLLVENVEGWYAGAILVGGGPGDGSVFKLINDEVEDLKALASLHYANIEGGALLTMEIDEYVSNSEFVIMDVSLQKTDLASSVDGLEVSIDDESEIEAIAYTEDKIRLFWDFDGFSRTSWAPIADILRDRENLVIKFKTSIETSGSNETYDIGPGCQHLTSSGWAEKISISNKIFFKDMSFPVVSITGDSVEFSCDYGSYSWEGPDSVVLYVRRKREGAFIQPIQCSRKLQQIASTNGLPTQGLCLLLHPWIGNTTTRQCSESSRLNQKSQRCRLGMLHKMSKVGIFR
- a CDS encoding LuxR C-terminal-related transcriptional regulator, producing MQKVESMRGASPQNHQRKFEGVVGILTALGWNACFRNPNSTGEFRAFLQTDGSASERLLNEIQMEEMAGRVPDWAWLLRTEEIMVWANTKREASGCRPDLTKRQSEILALLESGYEKKEIAAELGLSPRTVETHVLAIYRRLGVQTFASLLFRDE